In a genomic window of Venatoribacter cucullus:
- a CDS encoding L,D-transpeptidase: protein MDFMIRDGASVTPLIEISLADQQLRIASAGVCHVFPVSTAKNGPGEQQGSEQTPRGWHRIRAAIGAGAPLNAVFRGRRVTGEIYSPQLAQQQPDRDWILTRILWLQGQETGRNRLGNVDSMRRFIYIHGTPDSEPMGVPASHGCIRMHNADLLLLFALAPPGTPVWIQEHSFARIPCRNL, encoded by the coding sequence ATGGATTTTATGATCCGTGATGGCGCCAGCGTCACTCCCCTGATAGAAATTTCCCTGGCAGATCAGCAGCTGCGTATTGCCAGTGCTGGTGTCTGCCATGTTTTTCCGGTATCCACGGCGAAGAACGGCCCGGGTGAGCAGCAGGGGTCAGAGCAGACCCCGCGTGGCTGGCACCGTATCCGTGCCGCGATTGGTGCGGGTGCGCCGCTGAATGCCGTCTTCCGTGGTCGTCGTGTCACCGGTGAAATATATTCGCCGCAACTGGCGCAGCAGCAACCTGACCGGGATTGGATTCTGACCCGCATTTTATGGCTGCAAGGCCAGGAAACCGGCCGTAACCGATTGGGTAATGTCGATAGCATGCGCCGCTTTATTTATATCCACGGCACGCCCGATTCCGAACCCATGGGCGTACCGGCTTCGCACGGTTGTATCCGTATGCACAATGCCGATTTATTACTGCTGTTTGCTCTGGCGCCACCGGGGACGCCGGTATGGATTCAGGAGCACAGTTTTGCGAGGATTCCATGCCGCAATCTCTGA
- a CDS encoding CsiV family protein, protein MPRFSVVFASTLLFCSLNLQAAPWYRVEVVLVAYQNPQLIGDEQWPDALPLPQAEARAPDLRWWHTPPVSGYNALLAGFGFSRPPVAGWDLPLQPLPNRHLQAEAERLQKHPDMQVIWHQAWVEPIQEQEQAIVHPLDIRLTDQLDIHLSGSISLHRSRFLHVSTDIVVQHFEPSLVPALADLQPLNSPIRSDYRTDLLTQAAIASSASEETAPVPVRAAHIQQSRRMRSGELHYIDHPLLGIVVKVVPVTDASSL, encoded by the coding sequence ATGCCGCGCTTTTCTGTTGTCTTCGCCAGTACCCTGTTGTTCTGCAGCCTGAATCTGCAGGCCGCCCCCTGGTACCGCGTAGAGGTTGTTTTGGTGGCGTACCAGAATCCGCAGCTGATCGGTGATGAACAATGGCCCGATGCACTGCCGCTGCCGCAGGCCGAAGCCCGCGCCCCCGATCTGCGCTGGTGGCATACCCCACCCGTTAGCGGCTATAACGCCCTGCTGGCCGGGTTTGGTTTTAGCCGGCCGCCGGTTGCCGGCTGGGACCTGCCACTGCAACCCTTACCCAACCGGCATCTGCAAGCCGAGGCAGAACGCCTGCAAAAACATCCGGATATGCAGGTGATCTGGCATCAGGCCTGGGTAGAGCCCATTCAGGAGCAGGAACAGGCCATTGTGCATCCGCTGGATATCCGCCTTACGGACCAGCTGGATATTCACCTGAGCGGCAGCATTAGTCTGCATCGCAGCCGGTTTCTGCATGTAAGTACTGACATCGTGGTGCAGCATTTTGAACCGTCACTGGTGCCGGCACTGGCCGATCTGCAGCCGTTAAACAGCCCGATCCGCAGCGATTACCGCACCGATCTGCTGACACAGGCCGCCATTGCCAGCTCCGCCAGCGAAGAAACAGCACCCGTGCCAGTGCGGGCTGCGCACATTCAGCAAAGCCGGCGCATGCGCAGTGGCGAACTGCACTACATTGACCACCCATTGCTGGGCATTGTGGTGAAAGTGGTGCCGGTGACCGACGCCAGCAGCCTCTGA
- the nagZ gene encoding beta-N-acetylhexosaminidase, whose product MPQSLTHAVGVIADLAGLQLSPEDHEFLRQPELSGLIFFARNYQSPQQLQELTAAIRELRPDLLLCADQEGGRVQRFRTGFTRLPPMLTLEQIYHRNPPEALELAQELGWLMAAEVRACGVHLSFAPVLDIERDVSQVIGDRAFGHDAATVTRLAGAFIAGMQQAGMAAVGKHFPGHGAVAADSHLALPVDERPWPQLQTDIAPFAALIQSGLLAGIMPAHVVYPAVDAQYTAGFSALWLQEILRRQLQFEGVIFSDDLSMAGAASAGDYAGRAQAAAAAGANALLVCNDRVAAQQVIDAARGLRAAGEFTALSLAYLQGPATTVVDAARQQQIRQRLAALWQE is encoded by the coding sequence ATGCCGCAATCTCTGACCCACGCCGTCGGCGTGATCGCCGATCTTGCCGGTCTGCAGTTGAGTCCGGAGGATCATGAGTTTTTGCGCCAGCCGGAACTCAGCGGTCTCATTTTCTTTGCCCGTAATTACCAGTCACCGCAGCAACTGCAGGAGCTGACGGCGGCCATTCGTGAGTTGCGTCCGGATTTGCTGCTCTGTGCCGATCAGGAAGGCGGCCGGGTGCAGCGTTTTCGTACGGGCTTTACCCGGTTACCGCCGATGCTGACGCTGGAGCAGATTTACCACCGCAATCCTCCGGAAGCACTTGAGCTGGCACAGGAACTGGGTTGGCTGATGGCGGCGGAAGTGCGCGCCTGTGGTGTGCATCTGAGTTTTGCCCCGGTACTGGATATTGAACGCGATGTGTCCCAGGTGATCGGTGATCGGGCGTTCGGCCATGATGCTGCCACCGTTACCCGCCTGGCCGGGGCTTTTATTGCCGGTATGCAGCAGGCCGGTATGGCGGCCGTGGGCAAGCATTTTCCCGGTCATGGGGCGGTGGCGGCGGACTCACATCTGGCCTTGCCGGTGGATGAGCGGCCGTGGCCCCAATTGCAAACCGATATTGCTCCTTTTGCTGCCTTAATTCAGTCTGGTTTGCTGGCCGGTATTATGCCGGCTCACGTGGTCTATCCGGCTGTTGATGCGCAGTATACGGCGGGTTTTTCTGCGCTCTGGCTGCAGGAAATTCTGCGCCGCCAGTTGCAGTTTGAGGGCGTGATTTTCAGCGATGATTTATCCATGGCCGGTGCCGCCAGCGCCGGCGACTATGCCGGCCGGGCGCAGGCCGCCGCCGCCGCCGGCGCCAATGCCTTGCTGGTGTGTAACGACCGGGTCGCGGCGCAGCAGGTAATTGATGCCGCCCGTGGCTTACGCGCGGCGGGTGAGTTTACCGCGCTGTCATTAGCGTATTTGCAGGGGCCGGCCACCACCGTGGTGGATGCGGCTCGTCAACAACAGATCCGCCAGCGTCTGGCGGCCCTCTGGCAGGAATAA
- the mfd gene encoding transcription-repair coupling factor — protein sequence MHSPLHPPIPARAAERFFWGGLRGAGQALAIAAAAEQQPGLTLVITADPASALRLEEEIRFFASELPVLHFPDWEILPYDLFSPHQDIVSQRIATLSRLHDLKQGVLILPVTTLLHKLPPASFYQGQSFALDVGQSFNTDTTRLQLEAAGYHCVDTVYEHGEFAVRGAIVDIFPMGQDTPFRIELFDDDIETLRTFDPETQRTLEKVDSIRILPAREFPLNASAIRTFKARWFDFFEQDPKACPVYTDVSQGIAPAGIEYYLPLFFSEETGQFFDHLPRQTLIIHDEQLEAATRQFRQDVEQRYESRRHDRLRPVLAPAQLFLSVEQLFSQLNQYPRVQWSSNPAPQRAGATELHSVPLPDLSVDVRLEQPLQRLHTWLQEQQQQRVLFCAESAGRREALKELLGRIQLRPQEFDGWQDFLRSDAPVGLTVAPLDDSSSVSLADGLLHLVTENQLFGQRIRQTRRRQKQKTDAELVIRDLSELKPGAPVVHLDHGIGRYMGLETLDAGGQVNEFLVLEYAGNAKLYVPVSSLHLISRYGGAEEGGAPLSKLGTDKWAQAKRKAAEKIRDTAAELLDIYARREARKGYAFSGPDEEYERFAAGFPFEETPDQQSAIDAVIKDMCSPRPMDRLVCGDVGFGKTEVAMRAAFLAVQSGKQVAVLVPTTLLAQQHYQNFADRFAEWPVKVDVLSRFKSEKETQQALERMLDGKTDIVVGTHKLLQNNVKFEHLGLLIIDEEHRFGVQQKERIKSLRAEVDILTLTATPIPRTLNMAMASIRDLSIIATPPAKRLSVKTFVRQHDEPTIKEAVLREILRGGQVYYLHNEVKTIEKTARDLAEAIPEARVVVAHGQMSERQLESVMADFYHKRFNVLVCTTIIETGIDVPSANTIIIDRADKFGLAQLHQLRGRVGRSHHQAYAYLLTPPPKTMTQDAEKRLDAISAAQDLGAGFMLATHDLEIRGAGELLGEEQSGQIETIGFTLYMEMLEQAVKAMKAGKMPAADLAINHGTEVNLHIPALIPADYLPDVNGRLTLYKRIASAADELQLRELQVEMIDRFGLLPEPVKNLFRQAALKLQLTPLGIAKLDAGEQSGRIEFAAQTSINPFTLVRLVQSKSKTFKLEGGNTLKFSLNMAGIEQRFHQIEQIITELQKDPNP from the coding sequence ATGCACAGCCCACTTCATCCGCCTATTCCCGCCCGTGCTGCCGAGCGCTTTTTCTGGGGTGGTTTGCGCGGTGCCGGTCAGGCGCTGGCCATTGCCGCCGCCGCCGAGCAGCAACCGGGGCTGACGCTGGTGATTACCGCCGATCCGGCCAGTGCCTTACGACTGGAAGAAGAAATCCGCTTTTTTGCCAGCGAACTGCCGGTGCTGCATTTTCCCGACTGGGAAATTCTGCCCTACGACCTGTTTTCCCCGCACCAGGACATCGTCTCCCAGCGTATTGCTACCTTAAGCCGGCTGCACGATTTAAAGCAGGGCGTGCTGATTCTGCCGGTCACCACCCTGCTGCATAAATTACCGCCGGCCAGCTTTTATCAGGGCCAGAGTTTTGCCCTGGATGTGGGACAGTCCTTTAATACCGACACCACCCGCCTGCAACTGGAAGCGGCCGGCTACCATTGCGTGGATACGGTGTACGAACACGGTGAATTTGCCGTGCGCGGTGCCATTGTCGATATTTTCCCGATGGGTCAGGACACACCGTTCCGCATCGAGTTATTCGACGACGACATCGAAACCCTGCGCACTTTCGACCCGGAAACCCAGCGCACCCTGGAAAAAGTGGATTCCATCCGCATTCTGCCGGCACGGGAATTTCCGCTCAACGCCAGCGCCATCCGCACCTTCAAAGCGCGCTGGTTTGATTTTTTTGAGCAGGACCCGAAAGCCTGCCCGGTCTACACCGACGTCAGTCAGGGCATCGCTCCGGCTGGTATTGAATATTACCTGCCATTGTTTTTCAGCGAAGAGACCGGGCAGTTTTTTGACCATCTGCCGCGCCAGACCCTGATCATCCACGACGAGCAGCTGGAAGCGGCCACCCGTCAGTTCCGCCAAGATGTGGAACAGCGCTACGAAAGCCGCCGCCACGACCGTTTGCGGCCAGTGCTGGCGCCGGCCCAGCTGTTTTTATCGGTGGAGCAATTATTCAGCCAGCTGAACCAGTACCCACGGGTGCAATGGAGCAGCAACCCGGCCCCACAACGGGCGGGGGCCACTGAACTGCACAGCGTACCGCTGCCGGACCTGAGCGTGGATGTACGACTTGAACAACCCCTGCAACGGCTGCACACATGGCTGCAGGAACAGCAACAGCAGCGGGTACTCTTCTGTGCTGAATCCGCCGGCCGTCGTGAAGCCTTAAAAGAGCTGCTCGGCCGTATTCAGCTGCGTCCGCAGGAATTTGACGGCTGGCAGGATTTCCTGCGCAGCGACGCACCGGTTGGTTTAACGGTAGCACCGCTGGATGACAGCAGCAGTGTCAGCCTGGCGGATGGCCTGCTGCATCTGGTTACCGAAAACCAGCTGTTCGGCCAGCGTATCCGTCAGACCCGCCGCCGACAGAAGCAGAAAACCGATGCCGAGCTGGTGATCCGCGACCTGTCCGAACTGAAACCCGGCGCCCCGGTGGTGCACCTTGACCACGGTATTGGCCGCTATATGGGGCTGGAAACCCTGGACGCCGGTGGCCAGGTGAATGAATTTCTGGTGCTGGAATACGCCGGCAACGCCAAGCTGTATGTGCCGGTGTCGTCGCTGCACCTGATTTCGCGCTACGGCGGCGCCGAAGAAGGCGGCGCGCCGTTAAGCAAACTCGGCACCGATAAATGGGCCCAGGCCAAGCGTAAAGCGGCCGAGAAAATCCGCGATACCGCCGCCGAACTGCTGGATATTTACGCCCGCCGCGAAGCCCGCAAAGGCTATGCGTTCAGCGGCCCGGATGAAGAATACGAGCGCTTTGCCGCCGGCTTCCCGTTTGAGGAAACCCCCGACCAGCAATCGGCCATTGATGCCGTCATTAAGGATATGTGCTCACCACGGCCCATGGACCGGCTGGTGTGCGGTGACGTCGGCTTCGGTAAAACCGAAGTGGCCATGCGGGCGGCCTTTCTGGCCGTTCAGAGTGGTAAACAGGTGGCGGTGCTGGTGCCCACCACCTTGCTGGCGCAGCAGCATTATCAGAATTTTGCCGACCGCTTTGCCGAATGGCCGGTAAAAGTAGACGTGCTGTCACGCTTTAAATCGGAAAAAGAAACCCAGCAGGCGCTGGAACGGATGCTGGACGGCAAAACCGACATTGTGGTCGGTACCCATAAACTGCTGCAGAACAATGTTAAGTTCGAGCATCTGGGCCTGCTGATCATCGACGAAGAACACCGCTTTGGTGTGCAGCAGAAAGAGCGCATCAAATCGCTGCGGGCCGAGGTGGATATCCTCACCCTTACCGCCACGCCGATTCCGCGGACCCTGAACATGGCCATGGCCAGCATCCGCGATCTGTCCATTATTGCCACCCCGCCGGCCAAGCGCTTAAGCGTGAAAACCTTTGTCCGCCAGCACGACGAACCCACCATCAAAGAAGCGGTACTGCGGGAAATTCTGCGCGGCGGGCAGGTGTATTACCTGCACAATGAAGTGAAAACCATCGAAAAAACCGCCCGCGATCTGGCCGAGGCCATTCCCGAAGCACGGGTGGTGGTGGCCCATGGGCAGATGTCAGAACGTCAGCTGGAAAGCGTGATGGCCGACTTCTACCACAAACGTTTTAACGTACTGGTCTGTACCACCATTATCGAAACCGGTATCGACGTACCCTCGGCCAACACCATCATTATCGACCGTGCCGACAAGTTCGGTTTAGCCCAGCTGCACCAGCTGCGCGGCCGGGTTGGGCGCTCACACCATCAGGCCTATGCCTATCTGCTGACCCCGCCGCCGAAAACTATGACTCAGGATGCCGAAAAACGCCTGGACGCCATTTCCGCCGCCCAGGACTTAGGCGCCGGCTTTATGCTGGCCACCCACGATCTGGAAATCCGCGGTGCCGGTGAGCTGCTGGGTGAAGAACAAAGTGGCCAGATCGAAACCATCGGCTTTACCCTGTACATGGAGATGCTGGAGCAGGCCGTGAAAGCCATGAAGGCCGGCAAAATGCCCGCTGCTGATCTGGCCATTAACCACGGTACCGAGGTAAACCTGCACATTCCGGCGCTGATTCCGGCCGATTATCTGCCCGATGTTAATGGCCGCCTGACGCTGTACAAACGCATTGCCAGTGCCGCCGACGAACTGCAGTTGCGTGAATTGCAGGTAGAAATGATCGACCGTTTCGGCCTGTTACCGGAACCGGTCAAAAATCTGTTCCGGCAGGCGGCGCTGAAACTGCAACTCACCCCGTTAGGCATTGCCAAACTGGACGCCGGCGAGCAGAGTGGCCGTATTGAATTTGCCGCCCAGACCAGCATCAACCCCTTCACGCTGGTGCGACTGGTACAAAGCAAATCCAAAACGTTTAAGCTCGAAGGTGGCAATACCCTGAAATTCAGCCTGAATATGGCGGGTATTGAACAACGCTTTCATCAGATCGAACAGATCATTACCGAATTGCAAAAGGACCCGAATCCGTGA
- a CDS encoding Na(+)-translocating NADH-quinone reductase subunit A: MINIRKGLDLPITGSPEQVISAGRQVTQVALLGADYVGMKPTMTVQEGDRVKKGQVIFTDKKTEGVQYTAPAAGVVKAINRGERRVFLSLVIEVDGSEEETFQSYAPAQLASLSADDIQNNLIASGLWTALRTRPYSRVPAPGSRPSAIFVNAMDTNPLAADPALVINEQADAFKHGLTVLKNLTEGKLFVCKAPAASIPAAGVETTEEFAGPHPAGLSGTHIHFLHAVGANRTVWTVGYQDVIAIGHLFTTGKLYTDRVVALAGPQVNKPRLVRTCVGADLTQLTAGELAAGENRIISGSVFGGRTAAGHELFLGRFHNQVSVLLEGRDRPFLHYLRAGVNRFSVMPVYLSKLLPKSFAFTTSTNGSERAMVPVGAYEKIMPLDILPTQLLRALIVEDMDTAINLGALELDEEDLALCSFVCPGKYEYGPILRKNLTRIQAEG; encoded by the coding sequence ATGATCAACATCAGAAAGGGTCTCGACTTACCAATCACCGGCAGCCCTGAACAAGTCATTTCTGCAGGTCGGCAGGTTACTCAGGTAGCTTTGCTGGGCGCAGATTATGTTGGCATGAAGCCAACGATGACGGTTCAGGAAGGTGATCGAGTCAAGAAAGGCCAGGTGATTTTCACCGATAAAAAAACAGAAGGCGTGCAATACACTGCTCCGGCCGCCGGTGTGGTAAAAGCCATTAACCGCGGTGAGCGCCGTGTATTCCTGTCACTGGTTATCGAAGTCGATGGCAGTGAGGAAGAAACCTTCCAGAGCTATGCTCCGGCACAGCTGGCATCGCTGTCAGCCGACGATATCCAGAACAATCTGATCGCTTCCGGTTTATGGACTGCCCTGCGCACCCGTCCGTACTCACGAGTTCCGGCACCGGGCAGCCGTCCGTCCGCCATTTTCGTTAATGCCATGGATACCAATCCGCTCGCTGCTGATCCGGCGCTGGTAATTAATGAACAGGCCGATGCCTTTAAACACGGCCTGACCGTGCTGAAGAACCTGACCGAAGGTAAGTTGTTCGTGTGTAAAGCTCCGGCTGCCAGCATTCCGGCCGCCGGTGTCGAAACCACCGAAGAATTTGCCGGTCCGCATCCGGCGGGTCTGAGCGGTACTCATATTCATTTCCTGCACGCTGTGGGCGCTAACCGCACTGTCTGGACGGTGGGTTACCAGGATGTGATCGCCATCGGTCATCTGTTTACCACCGGTAAACTGTATACCGACCGTGTAGTGGCTCTCGCCGGTCCGCAGGTGAATAAGCCACGTCTGGTACGCACCTGTGTCGGTGCCGATCTGACCCAGCTGACGGCTGGTGAATTAGCCGCTGGTGAAAACCGCATTATTTCCGGTTCTGTGTTTGGTGGCCGTACTGCGGCTGGCCATGAATTGTTCCTGGGCCGTTTCCATAATCAGGTATCGGTACTGCTGGAAGGTCGTGACCGTCCGTTCCTGCATTATCTGCGTGCCGGGGTAAACCGTTTCTCGGTGATGCCGGTTTACCTGTCCAAACTGCTGCCGAAATCCTTTGCCTTTACCACCAGCACCAACGGTTCCGAGCGGGCCATGGTACCGGTAGGCGCTTATGAAAAGATTATGCCGCTGGATATTCTGCCCACTCAGCTGCTGCGTGCACTGATTGTGGAAGATATGGACACCGCTATTAATCTGGGCGCTCTGGAACTGGATGAAGAAGACCTGGCCCTGTGCAGCTTTGTCTGCCCGGGCAAATACGAATACGGTCCGATTCTGCGTAAAAATCTCACCCGAATTCAGGCGGAGGGTTAA
- a CDS encoding glyceraldehyde-3-phosphate dehydrogenase, whose amino-acid sequence MSQDMREACLQDWMDREAIAESMIPLIGTLYRKKNVVTSVYGRPVVNRSVIDILKAHRFVRHMQKQELSVHDTYPILTALSNMEVGRAHIDLGKLAVKYRNEGNGQDLVAFLQAELAEVVGKTQADGENRDVVLYGFGRIGRLLARILIEKSGGGKGLRLRAIVVRRGKGEDLVKRASLLRRDSVHGPFRGTLTIDAENEALIANGNYIKIIYANDPSEIDYTQHGIKNALIIDNTGVWRDEAGLSQHLNCNGAARVLLTAPGKGDLKNIVYGINNGDIDASDKILSAASCTTNAITPILKVMNDAYGINSGHVETVHSYTNDQNLIDNYHKGDRRGRSAPLNMVITETGAAKAVAKALPELKGLLTGNAIRVPTPNVSMAILALNLKKETSVEEVNNFLREQSLHSALQKQIDWVNSAEVVSTDFVGNSHAGIVDAKATIVNGNQVNLYVWYDNEYGYSRQVVRIAQQVCGVEYPTLPKQV is encoded by the coding sequence GTGAGCCAAGACATGCGCGAAGCCTGTTTGCAGGACTGGATGGACCGTGAAGCCATCGCAGAATCCATGATTCCTCTGATTGGTACCCTGTACCGCAAGAAAAACGTTGTTACTTCGGTGTATGGCCGTCCGGTGGTAAACCGTTCCGTCATCGATATTCTGAAGGCACACCGTTTTGTGCGTCATATGCAGAAGCAAGAGCTGTCTGTTCACGATACCTATCCGATCCTGACGGCGCTGAGCAATATGGAAGTCGGCCGTGCGCACATTGATCTGGGCAAGCTGGCGGTAAAATACCGCAACGAAGGCAATGGCCAGGATCTGGTGGCTTTCCTGCAGGCTGAACTGGCCGAAGTGGTTGGCAAAACCCAGGCCGACGGCGAAAACCGCGACGTGGTTCTGTACGGTTTTGGTCGTATCGGTCGTCTGCTGGCGCGTATCTTGATTGAAAAATCCGGCGGCGGTAAGGGCCTGCGTCTGCGTGCCATCGTGGTACGTCGTGGTAAAGGCGAAGATCTGGTGAAGCGCGCTTCCCTGTTGCGTCGTGATTCTGTTCACGGTCCGTTCCGCGGCACCCTGACCATCGATGCCGAAAACGAAGCACTGATCGCCAACGGCAACTACATCAAGATTATTTACGCCAACGATCCGTCGGAAATTGATTATACCCAGCACGGCATCAAAAACGCCCTGATCATCGACAATACCGGTGTATGGCGTGACGAAGCGGGCCTGTCCCAGCACCTTAACTGCAACGGCGCGGCGCGTGTGCTGCTGACCGCACCGGGCAAGGGCGATCTGAAAAACATCGTATACGGTATCAATAACGGTGATATCGATGCCTCTGACAAGATTCTGTCCGCCGCGTCCTGCACCACCAACGCCATTACCCCGATTCTGAAGGTGATGAACGATGCCTACGGCATTAACAGTGGCCACGTGGAAACCGTACACTCCTACACCAACGACCAGAACCTGATCGACAACTACCACAAAGGTGATCGTCGTGGCCGTTCCGCACCGCTGAACATGGTGATTACTGAGACCGGTGCTGCCAAGGCTGTGGCCAAAGCGCTGCCGGAACTGAAAGGTCTGCTGACCGGTAATGCCATCCGCGTTCCGACTCCGAACGTCTCCATGGCCATTCTGGCGCTGAACCTGAAGAAAGAAACCAGCGTGGAAGAAGTGAATAACTTCCTGCGTGAACAGTCGCTGCATTCTGCGCTGCAGAAGCAGATCGACTGGGTGAACTCTGCTGAAGTGGTATCTACCGATTTCGTCGGTAACAGCCACGCCGGTATTGTGGATGCCAAAGCGACCATCGTGAATGGCAACCAGGTTAACCTGTATGTGTGGTACGACAACGAGTACGGCTACAGCCGTCAGGTGGTGCGTATTGCCCAGCAGGTCTGCGGGGTTGAATACCCGACCCTGCCGAAGCAGGTTTAA
- a CDS encoding S-methyl-5'-thioinosine phosphorylase: MSFQNIAIIGGTGLTQLQGPQLNPALVVETPLGQPSSPLHSGQWAGKEVVFLARHGHPHAVPPHKVNYRANLLALQQQGVDAIIAVNAVGGITPAMQSGVIAVPQQLIDYTWGRDSTFFDGEFRPLQHIDFTHPYDETLRRAIVQAAKNAGIAALDGGVYGATQGPRLETIAEISRMEKDGCDLVGMTGMPEAVLARELGIPYACICLVVNPAAGKSDGEITMDYINNVIASGMQQVRDLLAATLARL; encoded by the coding sequence ATGTCGTTCCAGAATATTGCCATTATTGGTGGCACTGGTTTAACCCAGCTGCAAGGCCCGCAGCTGAATCCGGCGCTGGTTGTGGAAACCCCGCTCGGCCAACCCTCGTCGCCTTTGCACAGCGGCCAGTGGGCCGGCAAAGAGGTGGTGTTTCTGGCCCGCCACGGTCACCCACACGCGGTGCCGCCGCATAAGGTGAATTACCGCGCCAACCTGCTGGCACTGCAGCAGCAGGGCGTGGATGCCATTATTGCGGTGAACGCCGTCGGTGGTATTACTCCGGCCATGCAGTCGGGTGTGATTGCGGTGCCGCAGCAGCTGATTGATTACACCTGGGGCCGTGACAGTACCTTTTTTGACGGTGAATTCCGGCCGTTACAGCACATTGATTTTACCCATCCCTACGACGAAACATTGCGCCGTGCCATCGTGCAGGCGGCGAAAAATGCCGGTATTGCTGCGCTGGATGGCGGCGTATATGGCGCCACCCAGGGGCCGCGGCTGGAAACCATCGCTGAAATCAGCCGCATGGAAAAAGACGGCTGTGATCTGGTTGGTATGACCGGTATGCCGGAAGCGGTGCTGGCGCGTGAGCTGGGGATTCCCTACGCCTGTATCTGTCTGGTGGTGAACCCGGCCGCGGGTAAGAGTGACGGGGAGATCACCATGGACTACATCAATAACGTGATTGCCAGTGGCATGCAGCAGGTGCGTGATTTACTGGCGGCGACGCTGGCGCGGTTGTAA
- a CDS encoding NADH:ubiquinone reductase (Na(+)-transporting) subunit B, whose protein sequence is MGLRSMLDSLAPSFEKGGKFEKMYPLYEAVDTGLYSPPNVTNNTAHVRDGIDLKRIMITVWLCTFPAMFFGMYNIGLQANLAIDAGNGAVLEGWREVLIALLGGGGHSAASIWDNIVFGAAYFLPVYAVTFIVGGFWEVLFATIRKHEVNEGFFVTSVLFALILPATIPLWQVALGITFGVVIGKEIFGGTGKNFLNPALTGRAFLFFAYPANISGDGVWTAADGFSGATALSKAYEGGVENVVASGTSWMDAFIGTIQGSMGETSTLAILLGGVVLMVMGIASWRIVAGVMIGMVATSLLFNGIGSDTNPLFAMPWYWHLVLGGFAFGMIFMATDPVSASMTNKGKWFFGALIGFMVVMIRVVNPAFPEGMMLAILFANLFAPLIDHFVVQANIKRRTARVSQ, encoded by the coding sequence ATGGGCTTGCGTAGTATGCTCGACAGCCTGGCACCCAGTTTTGAAAAGGGTGGCAAGTTTGAAAAAATGTATCCGCTCTATGAAGCGGTGGATACCGGTCTTTATTCCCCGCCGAACGTGACCAATAACACGGCGCATGTGCGTGATGGTATCGACCTCAAGCGCATTATGATCACCGTATGGTTGTGTACTTTCCCGGCGATGTTTTTCGGTATGTACAACATCGGTCTGCAGGCCAACCTGGCCATCGACGCTGGCAACGGCGCGGTGCTGGAAGGCTGGCGTGAAGTGCTGATCGCCTTGCTGGGCGGTGGTGGTCACAGTGCCGCCAGCATCTGGGACAACATTGTCTTTGGTGCCGCTTACTTCCTGCCGGTGTACGCCGTGACCTTTATTGTGGGTGGTTTCTGGGAAGTGCTGTTTGCCACCATCCGTAAGCACGAAGTGAATGAAGGTTTCTTCGTGACTTCCGTACTCTTTGCCCTGATTCTGCCGGCTACCATTCCGCTGTGGCAGGTGGCTCTGGGTATCACCTTCGGTGTGGTGATCGGTAAGGAAATTTTCGGTGGTACCGGTAAAAACTTCCTCAACCCGGCCCTGACCGGTCGTGCGTTCCTGTTCTTCGCGTATCCGGCCAATATTTCCGGTGACGGCGTGTGGACGGCAGCCGACGGTTTCTCGGGTGCAACCGCGCTGAGCAAAGCCTACGAAGGCGGTGTTGAAAACGTGGTTGCCAGTGGTACCAGCTGGATGGATGCCTTTATCGGTACTATTCAGGGTTCCATGGGTGAAACCAGTACGCTGGCCATTCTGCTCGGCGGTGTGGTGCTGATGGTCATGGGTATTGCCTCCTGGCGTATTGTGGCCGGTGTGATGATCGGCATGGTGGCCACCTCATTGCTGTTCAACGGCATTGGTTCTGACACCAATCCGCTGTTTGCCATGCCCTGGTACTGGCATCTCGTTCTGGGTGGTTTTGCCTTCGGTATGATCTTTATGGCCACCGATCCGGTATCGGCGTCCATGACCAACAAAGGTAAGTGGTTCTTTGGTGCTCTGATCGGCTTTATGGTGGTGATGATCCGCGTTGTGAACCCGGCATTCCCGGAAGGCATGATGCTGGCGATTCTGTTCGCTAACCTGTTTGCGCCGCTGATCGACCACTTTGTAGTTCAGGCCAATATCAAGCGGAGGACTGCCCGTGTCAGCCAATAA